In Streptomyces capitiformicae, one genomic interval encodes:
- a CDS encoding maleylpyruvate isomerase family mycothiol-dependent enzyme, with translation MAMHRQEPQARYDRYCDEIELQVRQLRDVVTSGADLTATVPTCPDWSLEHLVRHTGGALRWVELNVRTRSKEEVPEEEVPLYDGPEVKGDPAALDAWLAETGEMLVATLREAGPKAPVWSWGWEQTAGFWARRMTHELVVHRADATLTAGLPYEVAPDIAADAIDEWLEIVEFVQRTMPHDEAAELRGPGRSIHLHATDASADLNAEWLVELTEDVVRWRRGHEKATVALRGPLTEVLLAFYRRLPLDGGELEVLGERGLLDFWLKRATFG, from the coding sequence ATGGCTATGCACAGGCAAGAACCCCAGGCTCGGTATGACCGCTACTGCGACGAGATCGAGCTTCAGGTACGGCAGTTGAGGGACGTCGTGACCTCCGGCGCCGATCTGACCGCCACCGTCCCGACCTGCCCCGACTGGTCACTGGAACACCTCGTACGGCACACCGGCGGTGCCCTGCGCTGGGTCGAACTGAACGTACGGACCCGGTCGAAGGAGGAAGTGCCCGAGGAGGAAGTCCCGTTGTACGACGGCCCCGAGGTGAAGGGGGACCCGGCCGCACTGGACGCCTGGCTCGCGGAGACCGGCGAGATGCTCGTCGCCACGCTGCGCGAGGCGGGGCCGAAGGCGCCGGTGTGGTCATGGGGCTGGGAGCAGACCGCCGGGTTCTGGGCCCGCCGGATGACCCATGAGCTGGTCGTCCATCGGGCGGACGCGACGCTCACCGCCGGGCTGCCGTACGAGGTGGCGCCGGACATCGCCGCCGACGCGATCGACGAGTGGCTGGAGATCGTCGAGTTCGTGCAGCGGACCATGCCGCACGACGAGGCGGCCGAACTGCGCGGCCCGGGGCGCAGTATCCATCTCCACGCCACGGATGCGTCCGCTGACCTGAACGCCGAGTGGCTCGTCGAGTTGACCGAGGACGTCGTGCGCTGGCGCCGGGGCCACGAGAAGGCGACGGTCGCGCTGCGCGGCCCGCTGACCGAGGTGCTGCTCGCCTTCTACCGCCGACTTCCGCTGGACGGCGGGGAGTTGGAGGTGCTCGGAGAGCGGGGGCTGCTGGACTTCTGGCTGAAGCGGGCAACGTTCGGGTGA
- a CDS encoding LAETG motif-containing sortase-dependent surface protein encodes MSISPRTARTSRPLGVVLASAALVLGVAGSAVASSISDFSAVAECDGDKGVIRVTDVDPLGVKAEVTVYLENNGADLRMVGSRTIKNSTTEGVTITFDEDWEPNAEYRVHIKAKKDVDEDLPILTAPAEACEKADTPPAASESPEEAADDEPSKEPSKEPSKNKKSPSPSASENTTPAGTNENNIPSPEGDSNLAETGATSNTGPIAGLAAALVALGAGAVYYSMRRRGASTR; translated from the coding sequence GTGTCCATATCTCCCCGCACCGCGCGAACTTCGCGCCCCCTCGGTGTTGTCCTCGCCTCCGCCGCACTTGTGCTCGGTGTCGCGGGCAGCGCCGTGGCCAGCAGCATCAGTGACTTCTCCGCCGTGGCCGAGTGCGACGGTGACAAGGGTGTCATCCGCGTGACCGACGTGGACCCGCTGGGCGTCAAGGCCGAGGTCACCGTCTACCTGGAGAACAACGGGGCAGACCTGCGCATGGTCGGCAGCCGGACGATCAAGAACTCCACCACCGAGGGTGTCACCATCACCTTCGACGAGGACTGGGAGCCGAACGCCGAGTACCGCGTCCACATCAAGGCGAAGAAGGACGTCGACGAGGACCTGCCGATCCTGACCGCTCCCGCCGAGGCCTGCGAGAAGGCGGACACCCCGCCGGCCGCCTCGGAAAGCCCCGAGGAGGCCGCGGACGACGAGCCCTCCAAGGAGCCCTCGAAGGAGCCTTCGAAGAACAAGAAGTCTCCCTCCCCGTCCGCCTCTGAGAACACCACCCCGGCGGGCACGAACGAGAACAACATCCCCTCCCCCGAGGGCGACTCCAATCTCGCCGAGACCGGCGCCACCTCGAACACCGGCCCGATCGCCGGGCTCGCGGCGGCCCTGGTCGCGCTCGGCGCGGGTGCCGTGTACTACAGCATGCGGCGCCGCGGGGCCTCCACCCGCTGA
- a CDS encoding LOG family protein gives MQIMPAHAAHHGDQEIETLEEFDATVSARGTLSGFRVQAVDLTDRTRELLATDTAGAVFLGCAMRQNAAAKVRADGALVFPPLPGLPFDPYRGLVYSPDELFASLAEGGYEATPDALSYTWFQRTKADRDVFSSMLRAVHDDSVSDALDELLVGARVVGVMGGHAMARGTEAYEGAARLGRTLARSGLTVATGGGPGAMEAANLGAYAAPYDDEMLVEALQLLSKAPKFTPSITDWAGVAFEVRTRWPKGGTSVGIPTWFYGHEPPNPFASHIAKYFANATREDGLLARSNTGVVFLPGAAGTVQEIFDNATPNYYESRGEPTPMVLVNRAHWTEKLPTWPLLQSLARGRSMEARIALVDRIEEVPDALERLES, from the coding sequence GTGCAGATAATGCCCGCCCACGCGGCCCACCACGGTGACCAGGAGATCGAGACGCTGGAGGAGTTCGACGCGACCGTCTCGGCGCGCGGCACGCTCTCCGGGTTCCGCGTCCAAGCCGTCGATCTGACGGACCGTACAAGGGAGTTGCTCGCCACGGACACGGCGGGCGCCGTCTTCCTCGGCTGTGCGATGCGGCAGAACGCGGCGGCGAAGGTCCGCGCGGACGGCGCCCTGGTCTTCCCGCCCCTACCCGGCCTGCCCTTCGACCCGTACCGCGGCCTCGTGTACTCCCCCGACGAGCTCTTCGCGTCCCTGGCGGAGGGCGGTTACGAGGCGACGCCGGACGCCCTGTCGTACACCTGGTTCCAGCGCACCAAGGCCGACCGCGACGTCTTCTCCTCGATGCTGCGCGCCGTCCACGACGACTCGGTCTCGGACGCGCTCGACGAACTCCTCGTCGGGGCACGGGTGGTGGGCGTGATGGGCGGCCACGCGATGGCCCGCGGCACCGAGGCGTACGAGGGCGCCGCCCGCCTCGGCCGCACCCTGGCCCGCTCGGGTCTCACGGTCGCCACCGGCGGCGGCCCGGGTGCGATGGAGGCGGCCAACCTGGGGGCGTACGCGGCCCCGTACGACGACGAGATGCTCGTCGAGGCCCTCCAACTCCTTTCCAAGGCACCGAAGTTCACGCCGTCGATCACCGACTGGGCAGGCGTGGCCTTCGAGGTCCGCACGCGCTGGCCGAAGGGCGGCACCTCCGTCGGCATCCCCACCTGGTTCTACGGCCACGAGCCGCCCAACCCGTTCGCCTCCCACATCGCCAAGTACTTCGCCAACGCCACCCGCGAGGACGGCCTCCTCGCCCGCTCCAACACGGGCGTCGTCTTCCTGCCCGGCGCCGCCGGCACCGTTCAGGAGATCTTCGACAACGCGACCCCCAACTACTACGAGTCCCGCGGCGAACCCACGCCCATGGTCCTGGTGAACCGCGCCCACTGGACGGAGAAGCTCCCGACCTGGCCGCTCCTCCAGTCCTTGGCCCGAGGCCGTTCGATGGAGGCCCGGATCGCCTTGGTGGACCGGATCGAAGAGGTTCCGGACGCCCTGGAGCGGCTGGAGAGTTGA
- a CDS encoding VOC family protein yields MSQSQTYQQMIFVNLPVNDLDASKKFFTELGYAINPQFSDENAASVVISDTIFAMLLTKPFYATFTKKEIADATRTSEVMIALSAESREQVDELVEKAVAAGGTASDKVQDMPDFMYGRAFDDLDGHTWEVVWMNPAAIEG; encoded by the coding sequence ATGAGCCAGAGCCAGACTTACCAGCAGATGATCTTCGTGAACCTGCCCGTGAACGACCTCGACGCCTCGAAGAAGTTCTTCACGGAGCTCGGGTACGCGATCAACCCCCAGTTCAGCGACGAGAACGCCGCCTCGGTCGTGATCAGCGACACCATCTTCGCGATGCTGCTCACCAAGCCGTTCTACGCGACCTTCACCAAGAAGGAGATCGCGGACGCCACGCGCACCAGCGAGGTGATGATCGCGCTGAGCGCGGAGAGCCGCGAGCAGGTCGACGAGCTGGTCGAGAAGGCCGTCGCCGCCGGCGGCACCGCGTCCGACAAGGTCCAGGACATGCCGGACTTCATGTACGGCCGCGCCTTCGACGACCTCGACGGCCACACCTGGGAGGTCGTATGGATGAACCCGGCGGCGATCGAGGGCTGA
- a CDS encoding aspartate aminotransferase family protein yields MGNPIAVSTETPNAAKDVSSVSKTAYDHLWMHFTRMASYENSPVPTIVRGEGTYIYDDKGKRYLDGLAGLFVVQAGHGRTELAETAFKQAQELAFFPVWSYAHPKAVELAERIASHTPGDLNKVFFTTGGGEAVETAWKLAKQYFKLTGKPTKYKVISRAVAYHGTPQGALSITGLPGLKAPFEPLVPGAHKVPNTNIYRAPLFGDDPEAFGRWAADQIEQQILFEGPDTVAAVFLEPVQNAGGCFPPPPGYFQRVREICDQYDVLLVSDEVICAFGRLGTMFACDKFGYVPDMITCAKGMTSGYSPIGACIVSDRIAEPFYKGDNVFLHGYTFGGHPVSAAVGLANLDLFEREGLNQHVLDNEAAFRATLEKLYDLPIVGDVRGNGFFYGIELVKDKATKESFDADETERILYGFLSKKLFENGLYCRADDRGDPVVQLAPPLISDQSTFDEIEQILRATLTEAWTLL; encoded by the coding sequence GTGGGGAACCCGATAGCCGTGAGCACCGAGACTCCGAACGCCGCCAAGGACGTCAGCAGCGTCAGCAAGACCGCGTACGACCACCTGTGGATGCACTTCACCCGCATGGCCTCGTACGAGAACTCCCCGGTCCCCACGATCGTCCGGGGCGAGGGCACGTACATCTACGACGACAAGGGCAAGCGGTACCTCGACGGTCTCGCGGGGCTGTTCGTGGTCCAGGCGGGCCACGGCCGCACCGAGCTCGCGGAGACCGCGTTCAAGCAGGCCCAGGAGCTGGCCTTCTTCCCTGTGTGGTCCTACGCCCACCCGAAGGCCGTGGAACTGGCGGAACGTATCGCCTCCCACACGCCCGGCGATCTGAACAAGGTCTTCTTCACCACCGGCGGCGGCGAGGCGGTCGAGACCGCCTGGAAGCTCGCCAAGCAGTACTTCAAGCTCACCGGCAAGCCGACCAAGTACAAGGTCATCTCCCGGGCGGTCGCCTACCACGGCACCCCGCAGGGCGCCCTGTCCATCACCGGCCTGCCGGGCCTGAAGGCCCCCTTCGAACCGCTCGTCCCGGGCGCGCACAAGGTGCCGAACACCAACATCTACCGGGCGCCGCTCTTCGGCGACGACCCGGAGGCCTTCGGCCGCTGGGCCGCCGACCAGATCGAACAGCAGATCCTCTTCGAGGGTCCGGACACGGTCGCCGCGGTCTTCCTGGAGCCGGTGCAGAACGCCGGAGGCTGCTTCCCGCCCCCGCCCGGCTACTTCCAGCGGGTCCGCGAGATCTGCGACCAGTACGACGTGCTGCTCGTCTCGGACGAGGTCATCTGCGCCTTCGGCCGCCTCGGCACGATGTTCGCCTGCGACAAGTTCGGCTATGTCCCGGACATGATCACCTGTGCCAAGGGCATGACCTCGGGCTACTCCCCGATAGGCGCGTGCATTGTCTCCGACCGCATAGCCGAGCCCTTCTACAAGGGCGACAACGTCTTCCTGCACGGTTACACCTTCGGCGGCCACCCGGTCTCCGCGGCCGTCGGCCTCGCCAACCTCGACCTGTTCGAGCGCGAGGGCCTCAACCAGCACGTCCTCGACAACGAGGCCGCGTTCCGCGCGACCCTGGAGAAGCTGTACGACCTGCCGATCGTCGGCGACGTCCGCGGCAACGGCTTCTTCTACGGAATCGAACTGGTCAAGGACAAGGCCACGAAGGAGAGCTTCGACGCCGACGAGACCGAGCGGATCCTCTACGGCTTCCTGTCGAAGAAGCTGTTCGAGAACGGCCTCTACTGCCGCGCCGACGACCGGGGCGACCCGGTCGTCCAGCTCGCCCCGCCGCTGATCTCCGACCAGTCGACCTTCGACGAGATCGAGCAGATACTCCGCGCGACCCTGACGGAGGCGTGGACGCTCCTCTGA
- a CDS encoding Lrp/AsnC family transcriptional regulator, whose amino-acid sequence MHSEVVASRSAEQRDSKESRNGSAQLDAVSLAIVEQLQEDGRRPYAAIGKAVGLSEAAVRQRVQKLLDQGVMQIVAVTDPLTVGFRRQAMLGINVDGDLDPVADALTAMQEVEYIVITAGSFDLMVEVVCEDDDHLLEVINKRIRTLPGVRSTESFVYLKLKKQTYMWGTR is encoded by the coding sequence GTGCACAGTGAGGTCGTGGCAAGTAGAAGCGCAGAGCAGAGGGACTCGAAGGAGTCCAGGAACGGCAGCGCTCAGCTGGACGCCGTCTCCCTCGCCATCGTCGAACAGCTCCAGGAGGACGGCCGCCGGCCGTACGCCGCGATCGGCAAGGCCGTCGGCCTCTCGGAGGCGGCCGTGCGCCAGCGCGTCCAGAAGCTGCTCGACCAGGGCGTGATGCAGATCGTCGCCGTCACCGACCCGCTCACCGTGGGCTTCAGACGTCAGGCGATGCTCGGCATCAACGTCGACGGCGACCTCGATCCCGTGGCGGACGCGCTCACGGCCATGCAGGAGGTCGAGTACATCGTGATCACCGCGGGCTCCTTCGACCTGATGGTGGAGGTCGTCTGCGAGGACGACGACCACCTCCTGGAAGTGATCAACAAACGCATCCGGACCCTGCCCGGCGTGCGGTCCACCGAGAGCTTCGTCTATCTGAAGCTGAAGAAGCAGACCTACATGTGGGGAACCCGATAG
- a CDS encoding gamma-aminobutyraldehyde dehydrogenase codes for MSTELRRLRNYIDGEFRDAVDGRTTEVVNPATGEAYATAPLSGQADVDAAMAAAEAAFPGWRDTTPAERQKALLKIADAFEERAEELIAAEVENTGKPIGLTRSEEIPPMVDQIRFFAGAARMLEGRSAGEYMEGMTSIVRREPVGVCAQVAPWNYPMMMAVWKFAPAIAAGNTVVLKPSDTTPASTVLMAEIIGSILPKGVFNVITGDRDTGRLMVEHPIPAMASITGSVRAGMSVAESASKDLKRVHLELGGKAPVVVFEDTDVAKAVEDISVAGFFNAGQDCTAATRVLVHESIHDEFVAALAKVAAETKTGQPDDEDVLYGPLNNPNQLKQVSGFIERLPAHAKVETGGHQVGEKGYFYAPTVVSGLKQDDEIIQKEVFGPVITVQSFADEAQAVGWANGVEYALASSVWTKDHARAMRMSKALDFGCVWINTHIPLVAEMPHGGFKKSGYGKDLSGYGFDDYTRIKHVMTSLDG; via the coding sequence GTGAGCACCGAGCTGCGTCGTCTGCGCAACTACATTGATGGCGAATTCCGTGACGCCGTCGACGGACGGACCACCGAGGTGGTCAACCCAGCGACGGGCGAGGCCTACGCCACCGCGCCCCTGTCCGGCCAGGCCGACGTCGACGCGGCGATGGCCGCCGCCGAGGCCGCGTTCCCGGGCTGGCGGGACACGACCCCGGCCGAGCGCCAGAAGGCACTGCTGAAGATCGCCGACGCGTTCGAGGAGCGGGCCGAGGAACTCATCGCGGCCGAGGTGGAGAACACGGGCAAGCCGATCGGGCTCACCCGCTCCGAGGAGATCCCGCCGATGGTCGACCAGATCCGCTTCTTCGCGGGCGCGGCCCGGATGCTGGAGGGGCGGAGCGCCGGCGAGTACATGGAGGGGATGACCTCGATCGTCCGCCGTGAGCCGGTCGGCGTCTGCGCCCAGGTGGCGCCGTGGAACTACCCGATGATGATGGCGGTCTGGAAGTTCGCGCCGGCCATCGCGGCGGGCAACACGGTCGTACTGAAGCCGTCGGACACGACCCCCGCGTCGACCGTGCTGATGGCGGAGATCATCGGCTCGATCCTGCCGAAGGGTGTCTTCAACGTCATCACGGGCGACCGGGACACGGGGCGTCTGATGGTCGAGCACCCGATCCCGGCCATGGCGTCCATCACCGGCTCCGTGCGGGCCGGTATGTCGGTCGCCGAGTCCGCGTCCAAGGACCTCAAGCGGGTCCACCTGGAGCTGGGCGGCAAGGCGCCGGTCGTCGTCTTCGAGGACACTGATGTCGCCAAGGCCGTCGAGGACATCTCGGTGGCGGGCTTCTTCAACGCCGGGCAGGACTGTACGGCCGCGACGCGCGTCCTCGTCCACGAGTCCATCCACGACGAGTTCGTGGCGGCGCTCGCCAAGGTCGCCGCCGAGACGAAGACCGGGCAGCCGGACGACGAGGACGTGCTGTACGGGCCGCTCAACAACCCCAACCAGCTCAAGCAGGTCAGCGGCTTCATCGAGCGGCTGCCCGCGCACGCCAAGGTCGAGACCGGGGGACACCAGGTCGGTGAGAAGGGGTACTTCTACGCGCCGACCGTCGTGTCCGGGCTGAAGCAGGACGACGAGATCATCCAGAAGGAGGTCTTCGGGCCGGTCATCACGGTTCAGTCGTTCGCCGACGAGGCCCAGGCGGTGGGCTGGGCGAACGGGGTCGAGTACGCGCTCGCTTCGTCGGTGTGGACCAAGGACCACGCGCGGGCGATGCGGATGTCCAAGGCGCTGGACTTCGGGTGCGTGTGGATCAACACGCACATCCCGCTCGTCGCGGAGATGCCGCACGGCGGCTTCAAGAAGTCCGGGTACGGCAAGGATCTTTCGGGGTACGGGTTCGACGACTACACGCGGATCAAGCATGTGATGACGTCGCTGGACGGGTAG
- the ppk2 gene encoding polyphosphate kinase 2, with protein MAGKKVSKVPRAAYEKELLRLQTELVKLQEWVRAEGARLVVVFEGRDAAGKGGTIKRVAEHLNPRVARIAALPKPTERERTQWYFQRYVEHLPAAGEIVLFDRSWYNRAGVEHVMGFCSKEEHQLFLRHCPIFERMLVEDGILLRKYWFSVSDTEQQERFRKRLEDPRRRWKLSALDLESLTRWEAYSQAKDEMMVHTDISEAPWYVVESDDKRRARLNMIAHLLDSVPYQEVPPPVLELPERPPPTGYQRPPRDLQTYVPDHAASL; from the coding sequence ATGGCCGGCAAGAAGGTGTCGAAGGTGCCGCGCGCGGCGTACGAGAAGGAACTGCTGCGCCTGCAGACCGAGTTGGTGAAGCTGCAGGAGTGGGTGCGGGCGGAGGGCGCTCGGCTCGTGGTGGTGTTCGAGGGGCGGGACGCGGCGGGCAAGGGCGGCACGATCAAGCGGGTCGCGGAGCATCTCAATCCCCGTGTCGCCCGGATCGCCGCCCTGCCCAAGCCGACGGAGCGCGAGCGCACCCAGTGGTACTTCCAGCGGTACGTGGAGCATCTGCCGGCCGCCGGGGAGATCGTGCTGTTCGACCGGTCCTGGTACAACCGGGCCGGCGTCGAGCATGTGATGGGCTTCTGCTCGAAGGAGGAGCACCAGCTCTTCCTGCGCCATTGCCCGATCTTCGAGCGGATGCTGGTGGAGGACGGGATCCTGCTGCGCAAGTACTGGTTCTCGGTGAGCGACACCGAACAGCAGGAGCGTTTCCGCAAGCGGCTGGAGGACCCGCGGCGGCGCTGGAAGCTGTCGGCGCTGGATCTGGAGTCCCTCACCCGCTGGGAGGCGTACTCCCAGGCCAAGGACGAGATGATGGTGCACACCGACATCAGCGAGGCCCCGTGGTACGTCGTGGAGAGCGACGACAAACGGCGGGCCCGGCTGAACATGATCGCCCATCTGCTGGACTCCGTGCCGTACCAGGAGGTCCCTCCGCCGGTGCTGGAGCTGCCGGAGCGTCCGCCGCCGACCGGCTACCAGCGCCCGCCGCGTGATCTGCAGACCTACGTCCCCGACCACGCGGCGAGCCTTTGA
- a CDS encoding universal stress protein — protein sequence MERETDLPIVVGVDGSEPSLRAVDWAADEAALRGVPLRLVYASLWERYEGAQLAEDLGKPSEQVRAEDIVATAAQRARLRRAEVSIATDVLPEEPEYTLLRESRIASLLVTGTRGRGALTEALLGSVSLTVAAHAHCPVIVVRGSHDNQSLPATHGRIVVGVGGGARTTDGAEEKPTSAAAVRFAFEEARRRGAEVEAVRAWRCPAHETTDHPLLTGEPARLHEQRAAEALETALRDAPADVVLHRRTAEGHARTVLADASRHADLLVVGARRRQRHFGLQLGRVTHGALHRSSCPVAIVPESG from the coding sequence ATGGAGAGGGAGACGGACCTGCCGATCGTCGTCGGCGTCGACGGTTCCGAGCCCAGCCTGCGGGCCGTCGACTGGGCGGCCGACGAGGCCGCCCTGCGCGGGGTGCCGCTGCGCCTGGTGTACGCCTCGCTGTGGGAGCGGTACGAAGGCGCCCAGCTGGCCGAGGACCTGGGCAAGCCGTCCGAGCAGGTGCGGGCCGAGGACATCGTGGCGACCGCCGCCCAGCGCGCCCGTCTGCGCCGGGCCGAGGTGAGCATCGCCACCGACGTGCTGCCCGAGGAACCCGAGTACACGCTGCTCAGGGAGAGCCGGATCGCTTCCCTGCTCGTCACGGGCACCCGGGGCCGCGGCGCCCTCACCGAGGCGCTGCTCGGCTCGGTGAGCCTCACCGTGGCCGCGCACGCGCACTGCCCGGTGATCGTCGTGCGCGGCAGCCACGACAACCAGTCCCTGCCCGCGACCCACGGCCGCATCGTCGTCGGCGTCGGAGGCGGGGCCAGGACCACGGACGGTGCCGAGGAGAAGCCGACGAGTGCGGCGGCGGTGCGCTTCGCCTTCGAGGAGGCGCGGCGACGCGGGGCGGAGGTCGAAGCGGTACGCGCCTGGCGGTGCCCCGCGCACGAGACCACCGACCATCCCCTGCTGACGGGAGAGCCCGCCAGGCTGCACGAGCAGCGCGCCGCGGAGGCACTGGAGACGGCGTTGCGGGACGCCCCCGCCGATGTCGTACTCCATCGCCGTACCGCCGAGGGCCACGCCCGGACCGTGCTGGCCGACGCGTCGCGCCACGCCGACCTTCTCGTCGTGGGAGCCAGGCGCCGGCAGCGGCACTTCGGGCTCCAGCTCGGCCGGGTGACGCACGGCGCGTTGCACCGCTCCAGCTGCCCGGTCGCGATCGTCCCCGAGAGCGGGTGA
- a CDS encoding YceI family protein, whose protein sequence is MNLFNRAASLRRSASPTATQLPHDSRAFGQAGPPDPALAALTGEWMIDRAHSRIGFSVRHALVTTVRGAFTEYQSRLYFDGRDPSRSRAEIVLSTASVDTGVEQRDAHLVGRDFLDAATYPRMRFASTAVRLVDSDVYRMTGDLTIKNITRPVDLELTYIGHVTDPFGYERVGFDGTTTINRSEWGLTYNQRLAEGGAMVSEKIRLQFDIAAIRPLPGN, encoded by the coding sequence ATGAACCTGTTCAACCGCGCTGCGTCCCTGCGCCGCTCGGCATCCCCCACAGCTACACAACTCCCCCACGACTCACGGGCTTTCGGTCAGGCCGGCCCGCCGGATCCCGCCCTCGCGGCGCTGACCGGAGAATGGATGATCGACCGGGCGCACAGTCGCATCGGTTTCTCCGTGCGCCACGCATTGGTGACGACCGTGCGCGGCGCTTTCACTGAGTATCAGAGTCGGCTCTACTTCGACGGCCGCGATCCATCCCGCTCACGGGCCGAGATCGTCCTGTCCACGGCATCCGTCGACACCGGCGTGGAACAGCGCGACGCCCATTTGGTCGGCCGCGACTTCCTGGACGCCGCGACCTATCCCCGAATGCGCTTCGCCAGTACGGCGGTTCGCCTCGTGGACAGTGACGTCTACCGCATGACCGGCGATCTCACGATCAAGAACATCACCCGCCCCGTCGACCTGGAACTCACCTATATAGGACACGTCACCGATCCCTTCGGATACGAACGAGTCGGATTCGACGGCACGACCACCATCAATCGTTCCGAATGGGGCCTCACCTACAACCAGAGACTGGCGGAGGGCGGCGCCATGGTGAGCGAAAAGATCCGCCTGCAATTCGACATAGCCGCCATCCGCCCCCTCCCCGGCAACTGA
- a CDS encoding RNA polymerase sigma factor, with the protein MDGRQWRSTIGAAQAGDRRALDELVEGWLPLVYNIVGRALNGHADVDDVVQETMLRAVDNLETLRDPDSFRSWLVAIAMRQIRDRARRRTADPLGEDGDAYGTGAADFAELTVLRLQLEGQRREVAEAVRWLDDEDRQLLSLWWLEVAGELTRRELAAAVGISRQHAAVRVQRMKARLETARGIVRALGSSCSDLGAVTARWNGQPDSVWRKRIARHIRGCARCDGHDRRGEGVVPAERLLVGLALVPIPVGFTLSLAFGGKTAVAATTAVSASASVGWSAKLLGSLTQPAVAVTAGATFVAGGAYVVTTPDARPPQTAPTALSTARPPVSEPSRSPSPSSSPSPSPSPSASPSPTRKTDLYGSVVDAVDRAPDPNTAPVALPRRPETGLTSSGGARAVMNHRGDSVTLTGKGYVLVRWQLAPQYRPGGLVMPTWTGLKGKLFHVASGGGRRMDDPTSADGKTSGMGGPDIGYIVLPAGTQQMWQNEYFYVDGTVTFTQNESGADYNITLAPTTWDAITGDVNYGPEQGAIRYGLVRDNGKDTTPVPQYVTRKTPEDAATVAQRSKV; encoded by the coding sequence GTGGACGGGCGGCAGTGGCGCTCCACCATCGGGGCCGCGCAGGCGGGCGACCGGCGCGCCCTCGACGAGCTGGTCGAGGGTTGGCTGCCGCTCGTCTACAACATCGTGGGCCGTGCACTCAACGGCCACGCGGACGTCGACGACGTCGTGCAGGAGACCATGCTGCGCGCGGTCGACAACCTCGAAACGCTGCGGGATCCGGACAGTTTCCGGTCATGGCTGGTCGCCATCGCGATGCGGCAGATACGCGACCGGGCGCGACGGCGCACCGCCGACCCGCTCGGCGAGGACGGCGACGCGTACGGCACCGGCGCCGCCGACTTCGCCGAACTGACCGTCCTGCGGCTGCAGTTGGAGGGACAGCGGCGTGAGGTCGCGGAAGCGGTCCGGTGGCTCGACGACGAGGACCGGCAGCTGCTGTCCCTGTGGTGGCTGGAGGTCGCCGGCGAACTCACCCGGCGTGAACTCGCGGCCGCGGTCGGCATCAGCCGGCAGCACGCCGCCGTCCGGGTGCAGCGGATGAAGGCCCGGCTGGAGACCGCGCGGGGTATCGTCCGTGCCCTCGGCTCCTCCTGCTCCGACCTGGGCGCCGTGACCGCCCGCTGGAACGGGCAGCCCGACTCGGTGTGGCGCAAGCGCATCGCCCGGCACATCCGCGGCTGCGCCCGCTGCGACGGCCACGACCGGCGCGGCGAGGGCGTCGTACCCGCCGAACGGCTCCTCGTCGGCCTCGCCCTCGTCCCTATCCCCGTCGGCTTCACGCTGTCGCTGGCGTTCGGCGGCAAGACGGCGGTCGCGGCGACGACGGCCGTGTCGGCCTCGGCCTCGGTGGGCTGGTCCGCCAAGCTGCTGGGTTCGCTCACCCAGCCCGCCGTGGCGGTGACGGCGGGCGCGACGTTCGTCGCCGGGGGCGCGTACGTGGTGACGACGCCGGACGCGCGGCCGCCGCAGACGGCGCCCACGGCGCTGAGCACGGCTCGCCCGCCCGTGTCCGAGCCATCCCGCTCCCCGTCGCCCTCCTCCTCTCCCTCGCCTTCGCCCTCGCCGTCCGCCTCCCCGTCGCCGACGAGGAAGACCGACCTGTACGGCAGTGTCGTGGACGCCGTGGACCGGGCCCCGGACCCGAACACCGCGCCCGTCGCCCTCCCGCGCCGGCCCGAGACCGGCCTCACCAGCAGCGGCGGCGCGCGCGCCGTGATGAACCACCGCGGTGACAGCGTGACCCTGACCGGCAAGGGCTACGTCCTCGTCCGCTGGCAGCTCGCGCCGCAGTACCGGCCCGGCGGCCTGGTCATGCCCACCTGGACCGGCTTGAAGGGCAAGCTCTTCCACGTGGCCTCCGGCGGCGGCCGCCGCATGGACGACCCGACGTCCGCCGACGGCAAGACCTCCGGCATGGGAGGCCCCGACATCGGCTACATCGTCCTGCCGGCCGGCACCCAGCAGATGTGGCAGAACGAGTACTTCTACGTCGACGGCACCGTCACGTTCACCCAGAACGAGAGCGGCGCCGACTACAACATCACCCTCGCCCCCACCACCTGGGACGCGATCACCGGGGACGTCAACTACGGCCCCGAGCAGGGTGCCATCCGCTACGGTCTCGTCCGCGACAACGGCAAGGACACGACACCCGTACCGCAGTACGTCACGCGGAAGACCCCGGAGGACGCGGCGACGGTGGCGCAGCGGTCGAAGGTGTAG